One region of Pogona vitticeps strain Pit_001003342236 chromosome 1, PviZW2.1, whole genome shotgun sequence genomic DNA includes:
- the SLC35C1 gene encoding GDP-fucose transporter 1 isoform X2, with protein MALGGSSEPLLQQEEQDEDSGGGSSSQEPPFLFRALRIATVVSLYWFISITMVFLNKYLLGSPSLRLDAPLFVTFYQCLVTVLLCKALSLLASCCPPGYVDFPSIRMDLKVSRSVLPLSVVFIGMITFNNLCLKYVGVAFYNVGRSLTTVFNVLLSYGLLKQTTSLYALMACGVIIGGFWLGIDQEGAEGTLSWAGIIFGILASLCVSLNAIYTKKVLPAVDGSIWRLTFYNNINACVLFLPLLLLSNEFYTLYHFDKLGNVNFWGMMTLSGLFGFAIGYVTGLQIKFTSPLTHNVSGTAKACAQTVLAVCYYEETKSFLWWTSNMMVLGGSFAYTWVKGVEMKKVQMEPPPKANEKNDAGV; from the exons ATGGCCCTCGGCGGCTCCTCGGAGCCTCTCTTGCAGCAGGAGGAGCAGGACGAggacagcggcggcggcagcagcagccagGAGCCTCCGTTCCTCTTCCGAGCCCTCCGGATCGCCACGGTGGTCTCGCTGTACTGGTTCATCTCCATCACCATGGTCTTCCTCAACAAGTACCTGCTGGGCAGCCCTTCGCTGCGCCTGGACGCCCCGCTCTTCGTCACTTTCTACCAGTGCCTGGTCACCGTCCTCCTTTGCAAAGCTCTGAGCCTGCTGGCCTCCTGCTGCCCGCCGGGCTACGTGGATTTCCCCTCCATCCGCATGGACCTCAAGGTGTCCCGCAGCGTCCTGCCCCTCTCGGTGGTCTTCATCGGCATGATCACCTTCAACAACCTGTGTCTCAAGTACGTCGGCGTGGCCTTCTACAACGTGGGCCGCTCCCTCACGACGGTCTTCAATGTGCTGCTCTCTTACGGGCTGCTCAAGCAAACCACCTCCCTCTATGCGCTTATGGCCTGCGGAGTCATCATCG GTGGCTTCTGGCTTGGTATAGATCAAGAGGGAGCAGAAGGGACTCTGTCCTGGGCCGGCATAATTTTTGGTATCTTAGCTAGTCTCTGTGTTTCTCTGAATGCTATCTACACTAAGAAAGTCCTGCCTGCTGTGGATGGCAGCATCTGGCGCCTGACATTCTACAATAACATCAATGCCTGTGTATTGTTCTTGCCCCTCCTGTTGCTCTCCAATGAGTTCTATACCCTGTACCACTTTGATAAACTGGGAAATGTCAACTTTTGGGGTATGATGACCCTAAGTGGGCTGTTTGGCTTTGCCATTGGCTATGTGACAGGACTGCAAATAAAATTTACCAGCCCACTCACACACAACGTGTCTGGAACAGCAAAAGCGTGTGCTCAGACGGTACTGGCTGTCTGCTATTATGAAGAAACCAAGAGCTTCTTATGGTGGACTAGTAACATGATGGTTCTAGGTGGCTCCTTTGCCTACACTTGGGTGAAAGGGGTGGAGATGAAGAAAGTGCAGATGGAACCTCCTCCGAAAGCAAATGAGAAGAATGATGCTGGTGTCTAA
- the SLC35C1 gene encoding GDP-fucose transporter 1 isoform X1 — MNRVQLKRSAILKMALGGSSEPLLQQEEQDEDSGGGSSSQEPPFLFRALRIATVVSLYWFISITMVFLNKYLLGSPSLRLDAPLFVTFYQCLVTVLLCKALSLLASCCPPGYVDFPSIRMDLKVSRSVLPLSVVFIGMITFNNLCLKYVGVAFYNVGRSLTTVFNVLLSYGLLKQTTSLYALMACGVIIGGFWLGIDQEGAEGTLSWAGIIFGILASLCVSLNAIYTKKVLPAVDGSIWRLTFYNNINACVLFLPLLLLSNEFYTLYHFDKLGNVNFWGMMTLSGLFGFAIGYVTGLQIKFTSPLTHNVSGTAKACAQTVLAVCYYEETKSFLWWTSNMMVLGGSFAYTWVKGVEMKKVQMEPPPKANEKNDAGV; from the exons ATGAACAGAGTCCAGCTGAAGCGATCAGCGATCCTTAAGATGGCCCTCGGCGGCTCCTCGGAGCCTCTCTTGCAGCAGGAGGAGCAGGACGAggacagcggcggcggcagcagcagccagGAGCCTCCGTTCCTCTTCCGAGCCCTCCGGATCGCCACGGTGGTCTCGCTGTACTGGTTCATCTCCATCACCATGGTCTTCCTCAACAAGTACCTGCTGGGCAGCCCTTCGCTGCGCCTGGACGCCCCGCTCTTCGTCACTTTCTACCAGTGCCTGGTCACCGTCCTCCTTTGCAAAGCTCTGAGCCTGCTGGCCTCCTGCTGCCCGCCGGGCTACGTGGATTTCCCCTCCATCCGCATGGACCTCAAGGTGTCCCGCAGCGTCCTGCCCCTCTCGGTGGTCTTCATCGGCATGATCACCTTCAACAACCTGTGTCTCAAGTACGTCGGCGTGGCCTTCTACAACGTGGGCCGCTCCCTCACGACGGTCTTCAATGTGCTGCTCTCTTACGGGCTGCTCAAGCAAACCACCTCCCTCTATGCGCTTATGGCCTGCGGAGTCATCATCG GTGGCTTCTGGCTTGGTATAGATCAAGAGGGAGCAGAAGGGACTCTGTCCTGGGCCGGCATAATTTTTGGTATCTTAGCTAGTCTCTGTGTTTCTCTGAATGCTATCTACACTAAGAAAGTCCTGCCTGCTGTGGATGGCAGCATCTGGCGCCTGACATTCTACAATAACATCAATGCCTGTGTATTGTTCTTGCCCCTCCTGTTGCTCTCCAATGAGTTCTATACCCTGTACCACTTTGATAAACTGGGAAATGTCAACTTTTGGGGTATGATGACCCTAAGTGGGCTGTTTGGCTTTGCCATTGGCTATGTGACAGGACTGCAAATAAAATTTACCAGCCCACTCACACACAACGTGTCTGGAACAGCAAAAGCGTGTGCTCAGACGGTACTGGCTGTCTGCTATTATGAAGAAACCAAGAGCTTCTTATGGTGGACTAGTAACATGATGGTTCTAGGTGGCTCCTTTGCCTACACTTGGGTGAAAGGGGTGGAGATGAAGAAAGTGCAGATGGAACCTCCTCCGAAAGCAAATGAGAAGAATGATGCTGGTGTCTAA